DNA from Vanessa tameamea isolate UH-Manoa-2023 chromosome 19, ilVanTame1 primary haplotype, whole genome shotgun sequence:
tttttcattctttttttaaaaatattttgttaacgtttaaattatattttaaagttttttaatttacattttgtgCCATAAACATACGTATAGATTCTAATGTGTGTTTTAAACTTAAACTTTAGCGTTTgcgtcaaagaaaaaaaaagtgcaaCAACTTCTgtgaattgtttattaattggtGTACCAAACCCAAACGTAAAAGTTTGCGTTTCAAACTTGCGCTTAAGGTTTatcaattatatgtatagttaaTTACCTAAGTCATGATATTCCtatcaaagtaaaataataagtactcaaatttttgtacttaaattattttctaaaaacattgaatatttattgagtATATATTCTCTTGTATTTAATCTAAACTATATGACATGTGTattttgtatgtacataattatttgaaaatataattttgttatgggGTAATTGACGATACAAGAACAACAATAACGAGCTTTAAATGGCGCACTGCTGGGAAAAGGTCTCCGTTTGATTGAGGATAATTTTcttagctttatttattataattattccagaagtaatatttaaagttgaCAGTAGCCACAAAATACTAAaccaaaacatttataatttagaatgaCACTTATATTGTCAAATACCCTAAAATTAAGTACGTGgcttttttacattacatttttaatattgatgtatTGAAGGTTCGTTGCCTCACTAGTCAattaatgtcatttttatataacaaaaaaaaaaaactagaaaatAAGGCTTATACATTAAGGTAAAAGGTATTTTGAAGCTACGAATTTAAAGtcattatgataattatttatgagtGCTTAAAGCGTGTGTGTAAGGGCACAGCGATTTGTTTTACTTACTCGTGTGTTTTGTACGAAGTGTAACTTCTTGGAATGTGATGAGAGTAAAGTTTCAAGGTCAATTTGTGTTTGGCCTtgaaattcctttttttttatatttcaattatctcATGTACGCGTTAAATTTTGTTCGCTGAGAGATTCCGTTCTGTCGGGTCCGTCATCAAACGGACGATGTTACTTTGGAGTggtataaaagattattatcaatttagtTATGTcaacttaatataaatgttatgattCTTAAATACTAACAGCATTCAATGGCTTATCACATCATGACCCATAGGCAGACATCATGAACGCGGCCGGACATTTCAGACAAGCTCAAACTCCAAATATGCACGTGATATtacagtctattccaatcgaagaaggaataaagataaacggACCTtagtaatttatctttatttttaaggcGACGCTATACCattaaactacttatattcactttaatttcacttcaatGTTCCGATAAGTTTTGTCGAAGTTCAAAacgtatttatttctataatccATAATGAGTGCCACAGATTATTCAAGcgttcgaccaatgatattgcctAAATTCCATCCTAactattgtttatttgacttttgtcTTCTTATGGTTTGGAATAGACTACAGGTACTGCAGCagattatttatgtaactatatataaattactggCTATGCTCGGCATGCGTTACATCaatctttatacatatatttttgccaTCAATTATCCAATAAAACTCGCGTGTCACTTATTGTCCGTTGACCGCACTATGTCAAAACTTGAAGTGCCAAAAACCATTGTACCAAGTACAAGTCACTCGGATGAACGGTACAGGAATGCATACTggacaaacaaatatatttttttgttgatacttatatataaatatttgtaaatgaaattgTGATCCTATTTAAATGGACtgtgtattttttcttatagtCCAATTATTTGGTAATTTTACCTGGACATTGCAAATACtccagtcattatatacagCAAAAAACAGGCCGAGAAATATAGAACCATCAACGGTAGGTTAAAAATTTATAGAGCCTAAATTGTAGAGCGCAAAtaagcaacaaaaaaatattttataattctcgtATTGCGGTAATAATTAAGCTTCAGTTAAGCTTTTCTAAGCCCTCTCTACAACGTATCCAAAAATCAGctttctcggttcatttgcatttccaaatgtatataatgactgaACAAAAAAGAACACGTTGATATCAATAACTCCACCAATTTTCAAAACTCccggtaaaatttaattttgagtaCCAAATAGCTGTACTGTAAGTAGATTGTATCGACTTTCATCAgacaaatttaacaattttgtgTGCATGTTTcatttttgtacaataatttattgtgtaattaataAGTAACGAATAACTCAAAGAAAATACctccttttttaataattcgtagCTTCAGCTTTGTAATAACTATTAAGTATTTGaatgacattaaatatttgtatgaatataaagtttattatttactagaatAACTTACTGCATATTTTCCAAACTCCCTTACACTTTACCcgttgatatacatacataaacatatatgtatatggtacTAAATACTCGCTTGCTAGTTAATATAATCGGCTACTAGAATAAAACCTTGGCAAAGAAAGTCGAAAATGACGTTTCTCGAGCGAAGGAGTGTTGGCATAAAAGTGAAAACAATAAATCTCTGACTGTGACAAAGATATAAGACAATGtggtaaagtttaaattatattgatgtatgtatatgtttggtTACTTGTATGTCTTTATATTCAATTGCAATTTGCGTTGCATTTGAATTTCTAtcattatcaaatcaaattaacaaacttaaaaataaaagtttttttttgtcataaatatatatatttttattttatatttataaaataagacacAGATAGCTTACAACGCTACACCCGCAACAACTATTTAATTCaaggtatattaataataatgattgcaacatatattttatgctataaatacagatatgtaactatataatatgattttaattttattataacttgaaatttgaaaatacacattgacaattttttttttaaattcaaatatgttcaataaatgttatataaataaaaagataatttttaaaatgagtaTTTATTCAACTCTTGAGTTCTCAAACCAAATcagtcttatatatttaataataatgtttactatCAACTTGACGTATGTGTCATAAAcgcagtatttaatttattttattttgatcccgatatgtaattatataaaaattctgagtgataattaaattttatatttacttaaataattataaactgtaTAAACAATCATTGtcaaattcataataatgaaaattgataataatcaaCGGCAACGTATGTAAAGGTACCTGTAGTtgcaacatttaattattttttaaaaaatgcaaaaattcATAGTTATCAGTAAGCTCTAAGTTACAACGTTAAAACGTTTCAAAACTAcaacaaattgatattttaatttctatattaaaatgaagattGCGAAGGGAGAAGATAATATCGACATCACTTTCTGAAACGTTGGCCAAAGTCAGgttaaccaattaaataaatacagaacgctcattggtcgcctatGTCGTCCTTCGCTGTCACCGACCAATGaatattgacattaaattaGTTTTCGTTAATTTAGCGCTGATCAGTGTTTCAGTAACCGCAGGTAAATCATTAAATTACGTTATCTTATTGTTTGATGAGATTCAAAACATACTATTACCGGACATCATTGAATTCGGACCGTTACCTGGTACGGTCAGCGTTGAAATTTTTTACAGCTAAAGTTTCAAACTATTGTATACATTCACAGGAACTCatcttaatattcataatataattcgtgataacaaaacaaacaatacatttgacctgaaatatacatttcattgaACATCGATTGGTACATACATGTAAAAAGTGTAttcagtttatattaaatacaaaatagtgGGCCGCAGACTTTAGACTaggttatttatgtttttgttgttgACCGTCCATGATAAtgttaaacataaaatgaatatgGACTTACTgagttcaatataaattaacacaaaCAACATATATCATCTATTTCAATGCCAACATCGAGCGATCCAGACCCGACTCTCCGTCTTATACGATTTCCGCGaaccaaaatattattcacaatttgtataattaaagaatattcaaaataataaaaagatcaTCGTGCAAATTTCAAACCCTTCATATCGACTTCATTCACGAGGTCAGCTGCCTACGGGTCGAGTGAGGCCACTCGGTTATCACATGCAGACACCGAGCATGGTGTCCAGCAAGACTCGGCAGAGGGATCAGGGCTGCACGGGCCGGTTGGGCGAGTGCGTCTGTGCGGGGCCGGCCGGGGCCGCGTCCAGGTCGCACGCCGACAGCAGCCGCACCAGCTCGTCCGGAGTGGGACCGCCGTCCGCCGCCGGGGACTCCTCGCCCTCCGCTGCGGATATCACGTATACCATTACAATCGTTTGAAGGCCATTTTTCTTATTCAAGTGGTCACTTGGGTATTTGTCACACGGCAAAGTCCCGCTACTCTGATCTAACCTGGGAATGGACTCAACTTGATCAGCAAAATATCGGAGCTCACTATTAAATGGACTTGATTAGTATTGTTGATTCAATCGACCTACGAAACTtgcttatttttacaaatacgaTGGAAAAGCTATTTCATAGaaatagtcaaagtcaaagtaaaaCTCTTCATTCtatatagaagcgttacacttgcttattgatagtcgaaaatctaccaccgattcggaaaaatatacctcggacctgagattttaaaattatatttcactattattgttttcatacaataacaaaaaaatattttcgttattttaaacAGCCTGGAGACGATCATCTGATTCTCAAGGTGTGCAATCGACTAAGAAGTCGTTGGTTTTGTAATATCGTTTAGCAAACGCTCACCCCCTCCGTTGGCGGAGACGGCCTGCGCGGGCTTGGCGGCCTTGTCGATGGGCGCGGTGAGGTCCCACATCTGCGCGGCGCCCGAGCGGTGCCCGCACAGCAGCAGGCGGCGCGGCCGCAGCGCGCCCTCGCACTCGGCCACCACGAAGCACGACACCGCCGACGCGTCCACCGAGCGGATGGTGCACACTCTGCGGCCCGGGGGTTAGCGACATGAACCGAGATACTTTAATCTGCTAGCATTGACAGAGTTGtgaacaatatacaatatactttattggaGTTGCAACTTACAAGTACACCTAAAAATTACTCGGTTTTAGGGCTTTATTtctgggtacgtaccacccactcatcagatattctactaccaaattaagcatacttagtattgttgtgtttcagttcgAAGGATGAGTGGGCCAGtgcaggcaaaagggacataacatcttagcttccaaggttggtggcgaattggtgtGATTCGAGAacttactatcaggtagccTATTCGCCGGTCTATTTGTGCCTGGCACCGTATTTGCACAAAGAACTCACAccaacataaaacaaaatatatcaaatatttcctACTATATTGATTTACCTAACacctaaaataaatctaaatttgaTACAATGcaaattacaattttgtaatagcgttaccaaaaaaaaaaaagtgttccCAACTGCACTACTTGAACTTTGTCtctaaaagttatattttcaaGAGAAATTCCGTTCAAAAAAGTTATGCttaaaacataaactaaatattaacatttcgtTCATACCTTTTACCATTCGAAGCTAACCGGACGTACAAAGTGTCTGTATCAGGTACTActttctgtataaatatttgttcctCGTCCTGTTCACCGTAAGGTCCTAGAAGCAAAAATATAACGAGATGTTTACTGACGATCGAtcgtttaaattttgttaaattaatatgtgcTGGGTATATTCTTGGCGCAAGAGATGCCTATTACAATGATTCAAATGTGCAGGTAACCTTGCGATAATGTCCTTTCATAAATAACTTTGTATCCGACGGCAAATTCTAGACACAAATATTCTTTACATGTAAACCAAGCAGCGATTGCCCCGTTTGAAACCAGAATTTtcggttaatttaaatatataaataacataaagacTTTAAGTTAGACTCACCACAGTCATTATGAGGTTGAGCGGTCGGCGCTTCCAAGGCTAAGACCTTAAATGCAGCTTTAGGAGTCGTTCCGGGCTGAGTCGAGATCATTCCTCTGAACCGAGTGACCCGCCAAGATCTAACATGGTTGTACTCGCTGCATACCGATATCAAGTAGTTCTCTGACAGAGATACCTTAAATATTAGGCGATATTCGTTAGATATTGAATTGGAAAAACTTTAcacaaatatattgaatagaTATTGAAGTTTCTTCATATTGTGTGCATGATTAATTAGAGTAGCATTTAATTGATATTAGCCCATACAATTAAAGATATGTCTTCTTGACCAGGGCGACTATTCTGAAGGATGATAACGCAGAACATCTTATAATGCTCAAGTTTATGCTCAAAAACAAGTTCAGTCTCCCTTACTCTGATACGAACAGCAAACCCGACACGATTAGGGCCCCAATTTCACTAACAAATTGTCAATTTTCGCAATCGAATTAAGACGTAATCATTGCCGTTCGGCCGTGTTCCTACTCTACAATACTGTTGCGCTTCGGTCAAACTTAGATCGAAATATGATCGGGATCGTATATAAGTAGGATTAGTCCTTAGTTACAATTGAGCTGAGGTTAATTTTTGTAAGGTATAGTTGAAGTTGAATCACAATAGAATTGAGAATGTATCACTAGAGTAATAAGTTGGTAGAATTGGCACTCAGAGAACTTCTGGAGAAGAACCAACTTAAAGAGCTTTTCAGTCAAGGCAGTGTAAACACTATGGTCTGCTGTTGAGGAATTTACAACAGGCcccataactttttattgaccTGGCCCCTGCCAGCTCAATAAAAAGGTTTGGTACTTGAATCTTAGCAATtgcaaagttatttattatctgtattattatttaataccctCCAAAACTCACCTTAGTAATAGGACTTTGATGAACGGTAAAAGTTTGGAATAATTGGGGTCCATGACCAACTGTTTCCGGATGCTGTACAATCACACGCACTGATCCGTACCTCGTTCCATATGCTATCTCTATCCAGTTGCCAcataaatctgaaaaaaaaaatgtaattatatttctcaAGTTTCGTTTTCATTTGACTTGTTACCACATaatgccaaaaaaaaacaaaaacatcaagttcgtatttttagtaacatttttatctcattataaagcccttaaaataaaaaattgtttaagtaCGTTACGGCTATTTATCATCGGCTTTGTATATATGTGGATCACTGAACTATATGTAGATCTATTAACTGCCCAGAGCGCccttccacgttaaattatcggcgtaaaaaaaaaaacaaaacaaaaaaaggtagcaaaaaatacaaataagattatacaattaatattgatataataattatgcgttttaatatttacattggcatgtgtaatttaaaaaaatatgtaacctTATTTCGGCTGATTCGGGGTAGCTCATATCACATAATAGATCTCAATACTAATCCGTTTATTGAAACGTCCTATATTTTTCACTTACTTGTTTTAGGTGTAAGATATACTGATATAGCTGTGATTGGCTCTTGATTAGGATCCTTGTAAAGCTGTGTCACTAAGAGATCGTTGTCTTTCATCCTCAAAGGAAACTTTTGCATATCTGTAAAGAATATAACACAATGTTCTGTAAAATACCGCACACACACTCACATTACAACTTGTGGGGTTAACATAATCAATGTCCAAGAAtgttgtgatatttttaatacagcTATGACATTTTGTTATGTAGGTATCTCCTTAATAATCtttcctaataaaatatactttatattgtgtTCCCATGCAATAcaccaatttatataataaaatagaaaagatACTTTACCGATATAATTAATAGCCCCGGTAGCTGTTCCCAGTAATAAGAAAGAGCCTGCTGTGTCATATGTTGTAAGGTGTGCGACATCCTGGGTCTGCCAGTGCTGAGTACTAGTATGCCACACACCAGCTTTACTTCTACTGCCAGCACCACTGAGCGCCACTAGTTGCGGACCCACGAAAAGCAAATGCTCCACACGGACGCCCAGATTAAATGTACctgtaacaataatatacaataataaatatgcacAGTGAAATGACGTAATCTATCTTACAGCGTGAGGGCGTACTGATATTACTGATATGATCGTTTTGTGCAATGCTTAATCAAACAGACACTTTACAGTTTGACAATGTTGAATAATGCAACTTAATAACTAATGAGTTTATGGCCAGTTGTTTTCAATAGAATCTACAATTAGcaattaaacttataaacaatacaataaaagtgcttctatgaactcacttaaataaaataaattttgttttatcttttattacatataaaattaaaagttcacaaacacaaatatacttacagctatacatattatatttattttgactcAGCA
Protein-coding regions in this window:
- the LOC113399419 gene encoding BTB/POZ domain-containing protein KCTD3; translation: MSNYQEIVNLNVGGTRFATSWHTLTWVPDTFFTALLSGRIPTVRDETGAIFIDRDPNLFGLILNFLRTRDIDLININIRALRHECDYFGITPLSRRLALCDEMNHSSCGDVLFYGYLPPPLNTALPNGNNGRNANSVSRKNSTTSNTEVAANRTHSRNSSLDLRTVGRIPSQDQLSRCGRGHSRAASLGNTDSHKGLRPPEINTWQENMKVQIIKAHHNWIAVAYTHFVTGYRLTDSCGWYIIFQSPVQDSVIERIALNAKTGGGATSSGNNSSGTDVMLGIASGPLVRLWAFSTHTEPVRRTLIGTFNLGVRVEHLLFVGPQLVALSGAGSRSKAGVWHTSTQHWQTQDVAHLTTYDTAGSFLLLGTATGAINYIDMQKFPLRMKDNDLLVTQLYKDPNQEPITAISVYLTPKTNLCGNWIEIAYGTRYGSVRVIVQHPETVGHGPQLFQTFTVHQSPITKVSLSENYLISVCSEYNHVRSWRVTRFRGMISTQPGTTPKAAFKVLALEAPTAQPHNDCGPYGEQDEEQIFIQKVVPDTDTLYVRLASNGKRVCTIRSVDASAVSCFVVAECEGALRPRRLLLCGHRSGAAQMWDLTAPIDKAAKPAQAVSANGGAEGEESPAADGGPTPDELVRLLSACDLDAAPAGPAQTHSPNRPVQP